The following are from one region of the bacterium genome:
- a CDS encoding AAA family ATPase, which yields MSNFFETNLWVEKYRVNAVDKLVLDERTKNMALQCLNNKMIPNLLFYGPPGTGKTCLARILLDNILEEKDNAMIINGSANRGISLMREEIPNFLSSPPFGLDKIKIIFIDESDNLTLDAQKSFRHLIEHYTNVGRYILTTNTVTNFHDAIISRFQMFEFKPLMDDLIVSLCFDILKSEKIEYQDTEVIRVIKLFMPDIRKILNTLQSYTSDSKLKLPSIGDLIPIETTIYSLTSDIFKTYMEKDPRCQQSINKLQELLMRKDINYVNIYENIFYNNKIYPVCKVLSNKYCNNLNMVSSQAMHYMAFIYESIEALKDLKT from the coding sequence ATGAGCAATTTTTTTGAAACTAATTTATGGGTCGAAAAATATAGGGTAAATGCCGTCGATAAATTAGTTTTAGATGAGCGTACTAAAAATATGGCTCTGCAATGTTTGAATAATAAAATGATTCCAAATTTATTATTTTATGGTCCCCCAGGAACAGGAAAAACTTGTCTTGCTAGAATTTTATTAGACAATATTTTAGAAGAAAAAGATAATGCAATGATAATTAATGGTTCAGCAAATAGGGGAATCTCTTTGATGAGAGAAGAGATTCCTAATTTTTTATCTAGCCCTCCATTTGGATTAGATAAAATAAAAATAATTTTTATAGATGAGTCAGATAATCTTACACTGGATGCACAAAAATCATTTAGACATTTAATAGAACACTATACAAACGTGGGAAGATATATTTTAACAACAAACACTGTCACTAATTTTCATGATGCAATTATTTCTAGATTTCAGATGTTTGAATTTAAACCATTGATGGACGATTTAATTGTTTCTTTATGTTTTGACATATTAAAATCTGAAAAGATTGAATATCAAGATACAGAAGTTATTAGGGTTATTAAATTATTCATGCCAGATATTAGAAAAATATTAAATACACTTCAGTCATACACCAGTGATTCTAAGCTTAAATTACCATCTATTGGAGATTTAATTCCAATTGAAACTACAATATATAGTTTGACATCCGATATTTTCAAAACATATATGGAAAAAGATCCCAGATGTCAACAGTCAATTAATAAACTCCAGGAACTATTAATGAGAAAAGATATTAATTACGTTAATATTTATGAAAATATATTTTATAATAACAAAATATACCCGGTATGTAAAGTCCTATCAAATAAATATTGCAATAATTTAAATATGGTTTCTTCTCAGGCTATGCATTATATGGCTTTTATTTATGAATCAATAGAAGCATTGAAGGATTTAAAAACATGA